In Paenibacillus sp. J23TS9, a single genomic region encodes these proteins:
- a CDS encoding ABC transporter substrate-binding protein, translated as MTKARKVRTSLLLSLCLSFTMMLSACGGSGDAGPTKEPAASGGDTKETTATTTPADDNSGSPLELAMKGKYKGTKVTMFGPFVDADQKKFEDSIKEFEDKTGIDIQYEGSKEFEATINVRVDGGSAPDIADFPQPGLLASIAKTGKVVDLTKVLDQDKLKKNYNQSWLDMGTMDGKDGKIMAGIWNRSNVKSLVWYPKKQFDEAGYKVPETWDDMMALTEQIAKDGDPAWAIGIESGAATGWPATDWVENIMLRTTTPENYDKWVKGELPFTSPEVKNAVEIMSKIWMNKDYVYGGTKSIVTTAFGDAPRPMFDNPPKAWFNLTGNFITSFFPETAKVDQDYDWFYLPSIDEKYGKPVLVAGDIYAMFNDRPEVRAVMEFFTTGESIKKWVQSGGVIAPMNDASLDWYNSESDKRMAKLVQDATTLRFDGSDLMPGKVGAGSFWKGMTDYVSGTVKLDDALQQIQKGWDN; from the coding sequence ATGACAAAAGCACGCAAAGTCAGAACATCATTGCTGCTCTCGCTGTGCCTGTCCTTTACCATGATGCTCAGCGCTTGCGGCGGATCGGGTGATGCAGGTCCTACGAAAGAGCCTGCGGCTTCCGGAGGCGACACCAAAGAAACAACCGCGACAACCACACCAGCCGATGACAATTCCGGCTCTCCGCTGGAACTCGCTATGAAGGGCAAGTATAAAGGGACCAAAGTAACGATGTTTGGACCATTCGTGGATGCCGACCAGAAGAAATTCGAGGACAGCATTAAGGAATTCGAAGATAAGACCGGGATTGATATTCAATATGAGGGCTCCAAAGAGTTCGAAGCGACAATCAACGTGCGAGTGGATGGCGGAAGCGCTCCGGATATTGCCGACTTCCCGCAGCCGGGTCTGCTGGCTTCCATCGCCAAGACCGGGAAAGTGGTGGATCTGACCAAGGTTCTGGATCAGGATAAACTGAAGAAAAACTACAACCAGAGCTGGCTCGACATGGGTACGATGGACGGCAAGGACGGCAAAATCATGGCCGGCATCTGGAACCGCAGCAACGTGAAGAGTCTGGTGTGGTATCCGAAAAAGCAATTTGATGAGGCCGGTTATAAAGTGCCTGAAACTTGGGATGACATGATGGCGCTGACCGAGCAAATCGCCAAGGACGGCGATCCTGCCTGGGCCATCGGCATTGAGAGCGGCGCGGCAACAGGTTGGCCTGCAACTGACTGGGTTGAAAACATCATGCTGCGTACCACAACACCTGAGAACTATGACAAATGGGTAAAAGGCGAGCTTCCATTTACATCGCCTGAAGTAAAAAACGCGGTTGAAATCATGTCCAAGATCTGGATGAACAAAGACTATGTATACGGTGGAACCAAGTCGATCGTAACGACTGCTTTCGGTGATGCACCTAGGCCTATGTTCGATAATCCACCGAAGGCCTGGTTCAACCTGACGGGCAACTTCATTACAAGCTTCTTCCCTGAAACAGCGAAGGTGGATCAGGACTATGACTGGTTCTACCTGCCGTCCATTGATGAGAAGTATGGTAAGCCTGTTCTGGTAGCCGGCGACATTTATGCTATGTTTAATGACCGTCCTGAGGTTCGTGCAGTCATGGAATTCTTCACCACAGGTGAATCCATTAAGAAGTGGGTGCAATCCGGTGGTGTCATCGCACCAATGAATGATGCATCGCTTGACTGGTACAATTCCGAATCCGACAAACGGATGGCGAAGCTGGTTCAGGACGCTACAACGCTCCGCTTTGACGGCTCCGACCTGATGCCGGGTAAAGTCGGCGCAGGTTCCTTCTGGAAAGGCATGACTGACTATGTCAGTGGAACGGTGAAGCTGGACGATGCGCTGCAGCAGATCCAAAAAGGCTGGGATAACTAA
- a CDS encoding LacI family DNA-binding transcriptional regulator: MKPTIRDVAKMAEVSISTVSRVMNAPESVIESKRVRVLEAVEKLQYQPNSFARGLIYKKSFTLGLLIPDIENFYYTGIIRGMQDACIKLGYSLMICNTDRDKNRLLSYIDAFHEKQVDGIVFASDIMFPEYYEKLVRCRIPFVLLSTHSDEYDVPSVEIDDEAAAYDAVKFLIDLGHEEIGMIGFNHENSISGPPRYQGFIRALNEAGLEHNGNKVKNATHRFEHAYHAAHDLFTDYPEITAVFCVADEFAMGVISYLKDRNVLVPGQVSVVGFDNLRIANMFIPKLTTIAQPMYDMGYRAAEKLHEWLTTGSVEVLRERMAHKLIVRESSRQR, encoded by the coding sequence ATGAAGCCAACAATTAGAGATGTTGCCAAAATGGCGGAGGTATCCATCAGCACCGTATCGCGGGTGATGAATGCGCCTGAATCGGTCATCGAGAGCAAGCGGGTTCGCGTTTTGGAGGCAGTTGAGAAGCTTCAATACCAGCCTAACTCGTTTGCGCGCGGGCTGATTTACAAGAAATCCTTTACCCTGGGGCTGCTTATTCCGGATATCGAGAATTTTTACTACACCGGAATTATCCGGGGAATGCAGGATGCGTGCATTAAGCTGGGGTACAGTTTGATGATCTGCAACACCGACAGGGACAAGAACAGGCTTCTCTCGTACATTGACGCATTTCATGAGAAGCAGGTGGATGGAATTGTGTTTGCAAGCGACATCATGTTTCCTGAATACTACGAGAAGCTGGTCCGCTGCAGAATTCCATTCGTGCTTCTGTCGACGCATTCCGATGAGTACGATGTTCCAAGCGTGGAGATTGATGATGAAGCAGCGGCGTACGATGCGGTGAAATTTCTGATTGATCTCGGTCACGAGGAGATTGGAATGATCGGCTTCAATCATGAAAACTCCATTTCCGGACCGCCCCGGTACCAGGGGTTTATCAGAGCTTTGAACGAGGCCGGACTTGAGCATAACGGGAATAAAGTCAAGAATGCTACCCACAGATTCGAGCATGCTTACCATGCGGCTCATGATTTGTTTACGGATTATCCCGAGATAACGGCGGTGTTTTGCGTTGCCGATGAATTCGCCATGGGGGTGATTTCCTATCTGAAGGATCGCAATGTTCTGGTTCCGGGTCAAGTATCGGTTGTTGGTTTTGACAACTTGCGAATTGCGAATATGTTCATTCCGAAGCTGACGACCATTGCTCAACCGATGTATGATATGGGATACCGTGCGGCAGAAAAGCTGCATGAATGGCTGACGACAGGCTCCGTCGAGGTTCTAAGGGAGCGAATGGCGCATAAATTGATTGTCAGGGAGTCCTCGCGTCAAAGATGA
- a CDS encoding ABC transporter ATP-binding protein, with product MNPIVEVNRLNKTYGKDTVIRDVSFVIEQNKIYGLLGRNGAGKTTIMHILTAQLFPTSGDMLVFGEKPYENNRVLSQLCFIKESQKYPDSFRIVDVLAVAASIYPNWDQKYALQLVEDFRLPLKRRMKKLSRGMLSSVGVIVGLASRAPLTIFDEPYLGLDAVARNLFYKKLIEDYAEYPRTFILSTHLIDEVSNLLEHVILIDDGKILIDEDADEIREKAYTAVGAAQHVSKLTAGKTIIHQESIGGMMTTTVLERLNGAQRREAEALGIEIAPVSLQKLIVHLTGNKGNGKVAEC from the coding sequence ATGAATCCGATCGTCGAAGTGAATCGGCTGAATAAAACCTATGGCAAGGATACGGTGATCCGGGATGTCAGCTTTGTCATCGAGCAGAACAAAATTTATGGCTTGCTTGGCAGAAATGGCGCAGGCAAAACGACCATCATGCATATACTCACGGCCCAGCTGTTCCCGACAAGCGGTGACATGCTGGTGTTCGGGGAGAAGCCTTACGAAAATAACCGGGTGCTCAGCCAGCTGTGCTTCATCAAAGAGAGCCAGAAGTATCCGGATAGCTTTCGAATCGTGGATGTTTTGGCGGTCGCCGCGTCCATTTACCCGAACTGGGATCAAAAGTATGCGCTGCAGCTCGTGGAGGATTTTCGCCTTCCGCTGAAAAGAAGAATGAAGAAGCTGTCCAGAGGGATGCTCTCTTCCGTGGGTGTTATCGTCGGGCTGGCCAGCCGAGCACCGCTGACGATTTTCGATGAGCCTTACCTGGGCCTCGATGCGGTCGCCAGAAATCTGTTCTATAAAAAATTGATCGAAGATTACGCGGAGTATCCAAGGACGTTCATTTTATCCACGCATTTGATCGATGAGGTCAGCAATCTGCTGGAGCATGTCATCCTGATAGACGACGGAAAGATTCTAATTGACGAGGATGCCGATGAGATCCGGGAAAAAGCTTATACGGCCGTTGGCGCGGCACAACACGTCAGCAAGCTTACGGCAGGCAAAACAATCATTCACCAGGAATCCATTGGCGGCATGATGACCACGACGGTGCTCGAGCGCTTGAATGGAGCGCAAAGACGCGAAGCGGAGGCGCTGGGTATCGAAATTGCGCCAGTGTCCCTGCAGAAGCTCATTGTTCATCTAACAGGTAACAAAGGAAACGGAAAGGTGGCTGAATGCTGA
- a CDS encoding GntR family transcriptional regulator gives MDDGRPIFIQIAEKIEDDIIGEGMPEETQVPSTNQFASFYQINPATAAKGVNLLVDQGILYKKRGIGMFVASGAREKLVEKRKEQFYEQYVITMIHEAKKLGITTDQLTDMVRRGDGLK, from the coding sequence ATGGATGATGGGCGTCCTATTTTTATACAAATCGCGGAGAAGATCGAAGACGACATCATTGGGGAAGGCATGCCAGAGGAAACCCAGGTCCCTTCGACCAATCAGTTTGCATCCTTTTATCAGATTAATCCGGCGACAGCAGCGAAGGGAGTCAATCTTCTGGTTGATCAAGGCATTCTGTACAAGAAGAGAGGGATCGGCATGTTTGTCGCGTCTGGGGCAAGAGAAAAGCTGGTGGAGAAGCGGAAGGAACAATTCTACGAGCAGTATGTCATCACGATGATCCACGAAGCGAAGAAGCTGGGGATTACGACCGACCAATTAACGGACATGGTCCGGAGAGGGGATGGCTTGAAATGA
- a CDS encoding Ig-like domain-containing protein, translating into MSRIRSRLLSLIIALMIALTVQAGTTHGEGAPLPDIDWSKEYGAWSAGEGVIPTSDGGYLALGSLTEQEMRGDWESYSQKAYIVKLDAEGTADWEQKLDHAGSETNAAYQAIETKDGGYFVIGSTTSTSGQPFSQLLMIRLDGSGRVLWEQTKEEDGIHSTPQAVIEAENGDFLIGGKGISNMSYSTAYILKVDGSGQEMWYKKYRFGDSQYINDLIPAVDGGYIAVGGIDSPDYEPGDQDALLMMKIGDEGEQLWMKQIGDPGTDWGAFAVTPSGDGGYVVGSQKVINQQRITVLTKTDADGQVLWQKTYTAGADVEVFNRLVKTGDGYALLGGNASGDYLNRKTQYDLLSVNGSGEEPQRTLFKGAQISRYGKGSAAHDGGFIFPGTVKLGEKTKLQLMKLAPVGNQPAAGEKSLTGIAFSEQAKMLKEGTSVPTVLQAVYTDGSKEDLSSAAAYRSENPDVATVDATGRITAHSPGETNIAASYQDRSASLKVTILPENSEEFEPAYGRIQFDSKEYSLAAGALIDVHLIFKDDVSGKETNVTEKASFRSDHPDIADVDAEGNLTGYRAGTTRIYASYKGKSVSANVQVMRASSPKPGERESSPASDAKGTAPDAK; encoded by the coding sequence GTGTCCAGAATACGATCACGCCTACTGTCTTTAATCATTGCGCTTATGATAGCGCTCACCGTACAAGCCGGAACGACTCACGGGGAAGGCGCCCCGCTGCCTGATATCGATTGGTCGAAGGAATATGGAGCCTGGTCTGCGGGCGAAGGGGTCATTCCGACGTCGGATGGAGGATATTTGGCTTTGGGAAGCCTGACGGAGCAGGAGATGAGGGGGGACTGGGAGTCCTATTCCCAGAAGGCCTATATCGTCAAGCTGGATGCGGAAGGAACGGCCGATTGGGAGCAGAAGCTGGACCATGCAGGCTCCGAGACGAATGCGGCCTACCAGGCGATCGAAACTAAAGACGGGGGATACTTCGTGATCGGTTCCACGACGAGCACCTCGGGTCAGCCGTTCAGCCAGCTGCTTATGATCAGGCTTGATGGTTCTGGCCGGGTATTGTGGGAGCAGACGAAAGAAGAGGACGGGATTCACAGCACTCCACAGGCGGTGATCGAAGCGGAGAACGGCGATTTTTTAATAGGCGGAAAAGGGATCTCTAACATGAGTTACAGCACAGCCTATATTCTAAAAGTGGATGGAAGCGGGCAAGAGATGTGGTACAAAAAATACCGCTTTGGCGACAGCCAATACATCAACGATCTCATACCCGCGGTAGATGGCGGATATATTGCCGTCGGGGGCATTGACAGCCCCGATTATGAGCCGGGTGACCAAGATGCGCTCCTGATGATGAAAATCGGTGACGAAGGCGAACAGCTCTGGATGAAACAAATCGGCGATCCGGGCACCGATTGGGGAGCGTTCGCGGTGACGCCCTCCGGTGACGGCGGCTATGTAGTCGGAAGTCAAAAGGTGATCAACCAGCAACGGATCACGGTGCTGACGAAAACCGATGCGGACGGGCAGGTGCTGTGGCAAAAAACGTATACGGCCGGCGCCGACGTCGAAGTGTTCAACCGTCTCGTCAAAACGGGAGACGGATACGCCCTCCTCGGAGGAAATGCTTCCGGGGACTATCTGAACCGGAAAACCCAATACGACTTGCTAAGCGTTAATGGCTCGGGAGAAGAGCCGCAGCGCACGCTTTTCAAAGGCGCGCAAATTTCCCGTTATGGTAAGGGAAGTGCTGCACATGATGGAGGGTTTATTTTTCCGGGGACGGTGAAGCTCGGGGAAAAGACGAAGCTTCAGCTGATGAAGCTGGCTCCGGTGGGCAACCAGCCTGCGGCGGGAGAAAAGAGCCTCACGGGTATCGCTTTCTCGGAACAGGCGAAAATGCTCAAGGAAGGCACGAGCGTACCGACGGTGCTGCAGGCGGTATACACCGATGGATCGAAAGAGGACTTGTCGAGCGCAGCAGCTTACCGTTCCGAAAATCCGGATGTAGCAACCGTGGACGCGACAGGACGGATCACGGCCCATTCACCGGGGGAGACCAATATTGCTGCGAGTTACCAAGACCGGAGCGCATCGTTGAAGGTGACCATTCTCCCGGAAAATTCCGAGGAATTCGAGCCGGCATACGGCCGGATCCAGTTTGATTCAAAAGAGTACTCGCTTGCGGCCGGTGCCCTGATTGATGTCCATCTGATTTTTAAGGATGATGTCTCAGGAAAGGAAACGAATGTGACCGAGAAGGCATCGTTCCGCAGCGATCATCCCGATATCGCCGATGTGGACGCAGAAGGGAATCTGACAGGGTACCGCGCCGGGACGACCCGGATTTATGCCTCGTATAAAGGCAAGTCCGTGTCGGCGAACGTACAGGTTATGCGGGCATCGAGTCCGAAGCCGGGTGAGCGAGAAAGCTCGCCGGCCTCCGATGCCAAGGGCACAGCCCCTGATGCGAAATAA
- a CDS encoding O-methyltransferase, with protein MKQTWEQVDEYITDLLCPNDPILDDVLTANRKADLPEIDVTANQGKLLQLLVQMKGAKRVLEIGTLGGYSTIWMARGLPADGKIITLELDSHHADVAKANIAHAGLEHMIEVRTGDALGQLAMMAEEEMEPFDLIFIDADKPNNPHYLNWALQFSRPGTVIIGDNVIREGEIINKHSTDPRIQGVRKFNEMITGNPKISATAIQTVGSKGYDGFMIGIVKG; from the coding sequence ATGAAACAAACCTGGGAACAAGTTGATGAGTATATTACGGATCTGCTTTGCCCGAATGACCCTATCCTTGATGACGTGCTGACAGCGAACCGGAAAGCGGATTTACCGGAGATTGATGTCACTGCGAACCAAGGCAAGCTACTGCAGCTGCTCGTTCAAATGAAAGGCGCCAAGCGGGTTCTGGAAATCGGAACGCTCGGTGGCTACAGCACCATCTGGATGGCCAGAGGCCTGCCTGCAGATGGAAAAATCATTACACTGGAGCTTGATTCCCATCATGCAGATGTTGCAAAGGCTAATATCGCTCATGCCGGCTTGGAGCATATGATCGAGGTTCGGACCGGTGATGCCTTGGGGCAGCTGGCCATGATGGCAGAAGAGGAGATGGAACCATTCGATCTGATTTTTATCGATGCGGATAAGCCGAATAACCCGCATTACCTGAACTGGGCCTTGCAATTTTCCCGCCCCGGAACCGTCATTATCGGAGATAATGTGATCCGTGAAGGGGAGATCATAAACAAACACAGCACGGATCCCCGCATACAGGGTGTAAGAAAATTTAATGAGATGATTACAGGTAATCCCAAAATATCGGCAACCGCCATTCAAACGGTGGGCAGCAAGGGATATGACGGCTTTATGATCGGGATTGTAAAGGGATAG
- a CDS encoding LysR family transcriptional regulator has translation MNLHALRLFHVIASTGSVTRASELLNISQPAITAQIKKFEKEISLPLLMPQGRGIALTDAGEQIAVLAKRLFAVEQQIEQFANDYGHGAYGLIRLAATYLPAHFLLPSWLAKFKQQYEHVEMSITTTNSSGALKQLLNVDVDLAIYGGLPEAYPDTVQTEELFQDELWFVVAPSHKYANQHVSLEEMMKEPFVMREEGSSTRERLFALCRTYNATAPKIALQFNGLHEAITAVIAGYGANFVSSLVVREYVSRGELCRVYVKGIELRNVIAICTRKDEPLSAAARNLVELIRMHPY, from the coding sequence ATGAACTTACATGCCCTGCGTCTGTTCCATGTGATTGCCTCTACCGGCAGTGTAACCCGTGCCTCAGAGCTGCTGAATATCAGTCAACCAGCCATTACGGCCCAGATCAAGAAATTCGAAAAGGAAATCTCTTTGCCGCTCCTTATGCCTCAAGGCCGAGGAATTGCATTGACTGATGCGGGGGAGCAAATCGCTGTGCTTGCCAAACGTTTATTTGCAGTCGAGCAGCAGATCGAGCAGTTCGCAAACGACTACGGCCACGGAGCCTATGGTCTTATCCGCCTTGCAGCGACCTATCTGCCGGCACATTTTCTCCTTCCATCCTGGCTGGCCAAGTTCAAACAGCAGTATGAACATGTCGAAATGTCCATCACGACAACCAACTCCAGCGGAGCACTGAAACAGCTTTTGAATGTGGATGTGGATTTGGCGATTTATGGCGGACTGCCGGAGGCGTATCCGGATACGGTGCAGACCGAGGAATTATTTCAAGATGAGCTGTGGTTTGTCGTTGCCCCCAGTCACAAGTATGCGAATCAGCATGTTTCGCTGGAAGAAATGATGAAGGAGCCTTTTGTCATGCGTGAGGAAGGCAGCTCTACAAGAGAAAGGCTATTCGCACTGTGCCGGACGTATAATGCGACCGCACCAAAGATCGCCTTGCAATTTAATGGATTGCATGAAGCCATTACAGCCGTAATTGCCGGCTACGGAGCCAACTTTGTTTCCTCCCTAGTCGTCCGCGAATACGTATCCCGTGGCGAGTTATGCCGCGTATATGTGAAGGGCATCGAGCTCCGGAATGTGATCGCCATCTGCACTCGCAAGGATGAGCCGCTAAGTGCAGCCGCCCGCAATCTGGTCGAGCTGATCCGGATGCATCCGTATTAA
- a CDS encoding GNAT family N-acetyltransferase, with product MFPKIETERLVLREITQEDTESIFACFSNDEAMRYYGQEAFENIEQAEKLVSFFADSYRENRGIRWGIERKGKPGLIGTMGFNAWSPKHQRAEIGYEIHPEHWRKGYATEAAASILTYGFEFMNLARIGAIVFTENDGSNEMLIKLGFQKEGVLRNYMVQSGVSHHTHMYSILKMRGR from the coding sequence ATGTTCCCGAAAATCGAGACGGAAAGATTAGTTTTAAGAGAGATTACGCAGGAAGATACGGAAAGTATCTTTGCTTGTTTCTCCAATGATGAAGCTATGCGGTATTATGGCCAGGAGGCATTTGAGAATATCGAACAGGCTGAAAAACTCGTATCATTCTTTGCAGACAGCTATCGTGAGAATCGTGGAATCCGGTGGGGAATAGAGCGGAAGGGAAAGCCTGGATTAATAGGCACGATGGGATTTAATGCCTGGTCCCCCAAGCATCAAAGAGCTGAAATCGGATACGAAATTCATCCGGAGCATTGGCGTAAAGGATATGCTACAGAAGCGGCGGCAAGCATTCTGACGTATGGGTTTGAATTTATGAATCTGGCCCGCATTGGCGCCATTGTATTCACAGAAAATGATGGTTCCAATGAGATGCTGATCAAGCTTGGCTTTCAGAAGGAAGGCGTCCTGCGGAATTATATGGTTCAATCGGGTGTATCTCATCATACTCATATGTATTCAATCCTGAAAATGCGTGGCAGGTAG
- a CDS encoding oxalate decarboxylase family bicupin, with protein MKSIPRDHEENPLNIPQPIRSDGAGGVDWGPRDVLRDMENPDMFVPPATDSGLLPNLKFSFSDTHMKLNQGGWSREITVLELPVAKTLSGVNMYLAPGGVREMHWHQQAEWSYMIRGEARVTSVDQNGRNFIADIGPGDLWYFPAGLPHSIQGLAEGCEFLLVFDDGSFSEMNTLSISDWLAHTPKDVLSANFGVPADAFNSLPDHQVYMFQATVPGSLASQHVDSPYGTVPLSFKHRLLAQAPIVTPGGSVRIVDSSNFPIAKTIAAALVEIKPGGMREMHWHPNQDEWQYYLTGQGRMTVFSGNGAARTFNYRAGDVGYVPFASGHYIQNTGTETLWFLEMFKSDRFVDVSLNQWMALTPRQLVQDNLHASPELLHALRKEKWPVVK; from the coding sequence ATGAAAAGCATTCCCAGGGATCATGAAGAGAATCCCTTAAATATCCCCCAACCTATCCGCAGCGACGGTGCAGGTGGTGTGGACTGGGGTCCTCGTGATGTGCTGCGGGATATGGAAAATCCGGACATGTTCGTTCCGCCTGCCACCGATTCGGGATTATTGCCAAACCTCAAATTTTCTTTCTCCGATACCCATATGAAGCTTAATCAGGGCGGTTGGTCTAGAGAGATCACTGTGCTGGAGCTTCCGGTTGCGAAAACGCTCTCCGGCGTCAATATGTACCTGGCACCGGGAGGAGTCCGTGAAATGCATTGGCATCAGCAGGCGGAATGGTCTTATATGATCCGAGGTGAAGCCCGGGTCACTTCTGTGGACCAAAATGGCCGCAATTTCATAGCCGATATTGGTCCGGGAGATCTATGGTATTTCCCCGCGGGGCTGCCGCATTCCATCCAAGGGCTCGCGGAAGGCTGTGAATTCCTGCTTGTTTTCGATGACGGAAGTTTTTCTGAAATGAACACACTATCGATTTCGGATTGGTTAGCACACACGCCCAAAGACGTGCTTTCCGCCAATTTCGGCGTTCCAGCGGATGCTTTTAACAGCCTGCCGGATCATCAGGTTTATATGTTTCAGGCTACTGTCCCCGGTTCCCTGGCAAGTCAGCATGTGGACTCCCCTTATGGCACCGTTCCGCTCAGCTTCAAGCACCGGCTGCTGGCACAAGCACCTATTGTAACGCCTGGAGGAAGTGTGCGGATTGTTGATTCCTCGAACTTCCCCATCGCCAAAACCATTGCTGCCGCTTTGGTTGAAATCAAGCCTGGCGGCATGAGAGAGATGCATTGGCATCCCAATCAGGATGAATGGCAGTATTATCTGACGGGTCAGGGCCGAATGACTGTTTTTTCCGGTAATGGGGCGGCACGAACCTTTAATTACAGAGCCGGAGATGTAGGTTATGTACCGTTTGCCTCTGGTCATTACATTCAGAATACAGGCACGGAGACTTTATGGTTCCTGGAGATGTTCAAAAGCGACCGGTTTGTCGATGTTTCCTTAAATCAGTGGATGGCGCTCACTCCGCGCCAGCTTGTCCAAGATAATCTGCATGCGAGTCCTGAACTGCTTCATGCACTGCGTAAGGAAAAATGGCCTGTCGTTAAGTAA
- a CDS encoding MATE family efflux transporter — MDKQQQDKPLTLLGLTWPIFLEQFLQTIILNIDTLMLSKYADSAVAAVGVANQIITAAYFLFGFVNVGLSVLISQLLGAGKDKEAAQIASLSIGLNMIMGVVVSIILVVFAKPLLHMLKLPPELMADGVTFLTMIGMFSFTAAFISTADTILRMHGFVKQMLTLTFTVILLNIFMNYLFLYGPFGIPVLGVKGVAIATDISRLIGVVIAVYMLVKIMRYPLSIRNMIRMRLKAAWDLLRIGIPSAGENISYNVSQIFITYLVTLLGTSALTTKIYTQNITTFVFLFSISIGQATSILIGRLIGAGRQDEAYHACFRNLWIGLVITSGVGCILVIFSKPLLGLFTSDPAVIHLGQTLMLLSLVLEAARACNVIVIGALNAAGDVKFPVYAGVISMWGISIPLAYLLGIVCHLGIPGIWLAFIADEWLRGIAMVLRWRSQKWRRIRYAIVNGDASI; from the coding sequence ATGGATAAACAACAACAGGACAAACCCTTAACTTTACTAGGACTCACTTGGCCCATCTTTCTGGAACAATTTTTACAGACCATTATTTTAAATATCGATACCCTGATGCTCAGCAAATATGCAGACAGTGCGGTGGCTGCCGTGGGTGTTGCGAATCAAATCATTACTGCGGCATACTTCCTGTTCGGATTTGTGAATGTAGGACTCAGTGTACTGATTTCCCAGCTTCTTGGAGCGGGCAAAGACAAGGAAGCGGCCCAAATTGCCTCATTATCCATCGGATTGAATATGATTATGGGAGTGGTAGTCAGTATCATATTGGTTGTATTCGCCAAGCCGCTCCTGCATATGCTGAAGCTGCCCCCGGAACTGATGGCGGACGGTGTTACCTTCCTGACCATGATCGGGATGTTTTCTTTTACCGCTGCGTTTATCAGTACGGCAGATACCATCCTGCGGATGCATGGTTTCGTGAAGCAAATGTTAACGCTGACCTTTACGGTCATTTTACTGAATATTTTCATGAATTACTTATTTTTGTACGGTCCTTTCGGGATTCCAGTCCTTGGCGTAAAAGGAGTTGCGATTGCCACGGATATCAGCAGGTTGATCGGAGTGGTTATTGCAGTATATATGCTGGTCAAAATCATGCGCTATCCATTGTCTATACGGAACATGATCCGTATGCGCCTGAAAGCCGCATGGGACCTGCTCCGGATCGGGATTCCTTCTGCCGGGGAGAACATTTCGTATAATGTGTCCCAAATTTTCATCACATATTTGGTGACCCTATTAGGGACGTCTGCGCTAACAACTAAAATTTATACGCAGAATATCACCACATTCGTATTCCTCTTCTCGATATCCATCGGACAAGCCACATCCATACTGATCGGACGTTTGATCGGAGCGGGGAGGCAGGATGAAGCCTATCATGCCTGCTTCCGTAATCTTTGGATTGGACTGGTGATTACGTCCGGAGTTGGCTGTATACTTGTTATCTTCTCCAAGCCGCTTCTGGGACTGTTCACATCCGATCCTGCCGTGATTCATCTCGGTCAGACTTTGATGCTGTTGTCTCTTGTTCTGGAAGCGGCCAGGGCATGCAATGTCATTGTTATCGGGGCTCTCAATGCAGCGGGGGATGTTAAATTTCCGGTGTATGCCGGAGTGATCTCCATGTGGGGAATCAGTATTCCGCTTGCCTATCTGCTTGGAATTGTTTGTCATCTCGGTATTCCCGGCATTTGGCTGGCCTTTATAGCAGATGAGTGGCTGCGGGGAATCGCCATGGTGCTGCGCTGGCGTTCACAAAAGTGGAGGCGAATCCGGTATGCGATTGTTAACGGCGACGCCTCGATATAG